TtttattcttattctttttgttcTTCTTCACATCTTCCACACCTAACTATAATCGGTTACTATCACGATATGTTtagatttatttttctttcttttcaaatctgtttaagtaaccaagtACCATGACGActgattttttttagacctagctgtaaccagttacgataacgatcaatttagattttttttttgtttagatttgattttgttttcacacctgactaagtaaTCAGGTATCATGgcgattggttttttttttcaagatttaattttttttttcaaatctagcTGTAACCAGTTATGATTATGATCAATTTGAATATTTGTTTTCCAAGTctgactaagtaaccagttatCATCACAATTGATTCCttttttttcagacctagttATAACCAGTTACTTtcacgatcaatttagtttatttttttcatatcaattttttttttccaaatctcactatgtaaccagttacaattcagctgatattttgataatggtacattactaaaaaaatcaaaattatttttatagttgtaagcAATTACTACAATatcacttaaaaaataaaattgatttttatagttgtaaccagttaccatacaTTACTACCACAAAAAAGAAAATTTTGATAGTGTAAATCAGTTACTGTGGAGAAAATattgattgaagaagataaaaaaataaaagaaaataagaagaaatggAATAAAAAACATGGTGATGAATGTctcaattttttgttttaaagaaataatgtaaaaaaaacattttataaaatatgaatgataaaaaatattacaaatagattaaaattatagaaataaccTCAAAACTTTTTAAAACTAGCTACCAaaactatatgaaaaaaatatgtcttacaaacaaaatattacaaatatattgGAAAAAAACttccataaaaatgtaaacaaaaacaATATgccataagaaaaaaaaatactaccATATTTTccaaagttttaaaaaaatctcAATATTTGGTGTAATTTCGTCATAAACTATCTTAGAATATGATTGTTAACACTCATATCTAAATATCTATCATCCTTGGTAATGAGAAATTAGCCATCTTAGCTAAAGTAAAAGAGGAAATTATAGCAAATATGATTTTTcttaaactttaaaaaatatggtAATTTTTTTCTCGagttttttatggcatattttttttgtttacattcttatgggagtttttttcccatatatttgtaaaaatttatttgtataccatattgTACCTTCTATACATTTTTAGTAGTTAGCTTTGAtatgttttgagattatttttataattttaatctatttgtattattttttatcatttatatcttataaaatatttttttacataattctttgaagaaaaaaatctGAGACCTTCATCACCAtactttttattctcatttcttcttattttcttctattttttatcttattcaatcaacattttatctgcagtaactggttaccactatcaaaataattttgaatttgattttttgTGATAGTAATCCTGTGCTactgttaattttttttagtgatgtgtggtaattggttataacaataaaaaaaacagttttattttttaagtggtgttgtagtaactagttacagctataaaaataattttaattttttttagtaatgtaccattatcaaaatatcaactgaattgtaattgattacttagtgagatttggaaaaaaaaaatcgatatgaaaaaaataaactaaattgatcgtgaATGTAACTGGTTATAGCTAGGTCTACAAAACAAAATAgatatgacaaaaaaaaaaatcgattGCGATGGTAACCAATTACTTAGCTAGACCTGGAAACAAATAGGATCACAAACAAAAAAGTTAAACTagtcataatcgtaactagtTACAGattcagatctaaaaaaaaagaatcaatcggcatggtacctggttacttagtcaggtgtgaaaacaaaattagatctaaacaaacaaatctaaattaatcgttattgtaactggttacagctagatctaaaaaaattaagatatgaataaaaagaatCAGACATCATTGTACCCGGTTACTTAAACGAATCTGAAATAAAACCCAGAAATCAGAACAAATCATGACTGTAACCAGTTAGAGTtaggtttagaaggaaaaaaaaatatgaagtgCAAAATCAAATTTCAAATGGCAAAACCAGatgtgaaaaagaaaaagaagaataaagaaaataaaaataaaacgaGATATGAAGAAGAACTAGAGGGGTAGAGGTACGTAGCAATTAGGGGCGTAGGGGGGAGGTGCGTCATCGTCGTTCGGGGGTGGAGGTAGCATCGCTGGTGGAGGGCTGAGATGAGAGAACCAAATGGGGGaggagagaggaagaaaggagaAAAGAGAGAGATGTGTTGTGAGGGAGAGAAAGGAGAGAGTGAGAGGGAGTtttgtgtatttatgattatagTAATCTATTTTTATATTCTATGAAATTACCatattttaaatgtttttttctttcaaaacttaccatattttgtataattattttttcccataaatatagaaactatatttatttttctcatatttatgtaaacttctcaAAGTAAAATTGCATAGCGTTCAATAcagatattttttaatttttttaatttagtatgtataaaagtgatatttttctaaaatatatgtacattgtgatatttttttttaaatatccatTTATTTAGGGTGCTCTACCTATAATTAGGTCCATGTTGCCATTATCATCTCATAACTAGCACATAGGTGATGTTTGGTTGAAGGtaatgaaattaaataaaatggaAATGAATCAATTTTCATTCCATTATTTTATTTGGTTGCATTTTGGTGGAAACTTATTCCATTTAAAAATGGGAGAAAAGATGTAAGattgataaaaaaattaataatttttttattattttaatcatTCATATCAATTTTTATTCTCTCACTCTCACTTTCATTCTTATTCTTCTATTTTCATTATCTCTAACCAACCAAACGTCATCTTACATTCTAGAATAGAAATTTGAGAAATTTACATTACTGattgttttttataatttaattacaaaaattacatataaaattttatttacaaaaaatacATTGTTACGTCATCAAAAAATAACAgattctaaaagtaatatacTTGAATTTGAAACTTTCCTAAAATCTCATTTTTTCTGTTTTTCTGGGTTTAACAAGTAACATTTGAttatttaaaatgttaataagttaccaattagttacttttttcatgaaaaaaatatatttttatagcatattattttatatacatcTTGGTTACCTTCAAtacttattttttgaaatttttttatcttAAGACACTGATTAGTCATTTTGAAGTTATATTATGGTGTCTTATTACTTAAGATACTTTTACGTTGCCGATTAATCATTTTTTAGAAACtaatacaataaaatataacaaattactatgtagcttattattaaaaaatacaaaacaacatcctaaataatctattttaaaaaagttacttgaaatattttaaaataaatttaagttgtttAGAATACACTATAttatcttttaaatgtaaaataagaatatacattttagtatattaaattttgatcaattttaaaatttagttacttttttgtcaacgtaatataaaaaagaaactaaaaagtTATTTTTTATTCTGGTCATCTTCTCCGGCGACGGCCAAAAAAATATGTTTACCACATATCAAAATTATCATCTTGAAGAGTAGGTCGTGATGATACCACTTTTGAGCCCAATCGACTAGCGGTGTAGCCGAAaaagatttttaaaattaaagataagagagaatgtaagaaattaaaaaaaaaaaaaaggagtatagtagagagagagagagaggaccccgtactatataaaaaaacaaaaaaaaaaagttcaaaaaaGCAATATAAAAATAGTGAAAaaagtaattaattttttacttattaacattttaaataactaaaatgttacttttttaaataagataaataGAAAAATTGAGATTTCGGAAAATTTTTAAATTCAGTATATTATTTTTAGAatccattattttttttatgacgtgacaatgtatttttgtaaataaaatttagtatgtaatttttataattattttatattataagtatataattgtaaagatacttagaaattttatgtttttaaattaCTTATCCTCTCTGTATCACCACtttaaacaacaacaaaaaaattattcatatatTTCTTCTACAGTATTTTTATCGCATAGCAATTTTTGTTGTATTGAATGATTTAAAAATATGTAATATTTGTATTCAAAATTAGTGTTTAGGAAGTACACATTGGCTAATTTTGATGATTTATGTTGTTTGtagattatttttaaataagttttATCTAAAAGTACCTGTTTTATCCGTGAGTGATTAGTTTATTTTAAACTTAACAATTAGTAAGCTGGGAGAGTtacttgtcaaaaaaaaaaatgactGGAATCTAATCGTAATAACTTTCATACAATTGCCATTAactaaactttaaaaaatattatgATAACTCTGTATTATTGATTCCAAGCGAGGTtgaaatttgtttatttttgaaTGGGAGGTTGAAAACTTCAAATGCTACAATTTAGGTTTGGCAATTTTGGGGATTTATATGCTAAAATTTAAGTGGTAAGGACCTAATACAAAATGCGGTTAAAAAGTAGGGATTTTTGTGTGCAAAATAGCTAATcagctttattatttttattttattataattgtcTATGCAAAAACAAGTTCATAAAAACGTAAAAGGCAATCAATTTCTTAAGAGGTGGCGGTAATTTCTGTATATAGATTTGTGGTTTGTGTGTGTGCGTTGTATCGAAGTGAAGTCGAAAATGGGGATCAGATTCATCTTGATGGTCAACAAGCAGGGCCAGACCCGTCTTGCCCAGTACTACGAGTATCTCACCCTCGAAGAAAGGCGTGCTCTTGAGGGTGAAATCGTTCGCAAATGTCTCGCCCGCACCGAGCAAcaggtctctctctctctctatcactCTAATTGTATTAATCAACTACCTGTAATGAGATCGCAAGTGAATTGAGCGTTTTAGTTTTCAAATTTGAGGGAATGGTGTAGGGGTTGAAATTTATTGATTTATAATTTAGGAATTGAATTTGATTTGGAATAGACGAAGGAAAAATTCTCATGCTTGGGTTTTGAAATCAAAGAATTGGAATCCGTAGTTAACATTACTTAATTTCATGACCAAACGCTGTTTTGATCCCTTCTCTTTATATCGGATCCTGTTAAATTTTGGCATTGGTTTGATTATATGTGGATTATGTATAATGTGAAATATCGTCACCGAGTTTCAGAATTCGGGTCAAATTATGAAATCCCATGGTTAttgttattctatatcatattGTGAAACTTAGATTATAAACTATTTTGATCTTAATGCTGGTAATTATTATGACCCTTGATTTGCTTGCTTGTCTATGGCTTGTATCTGAACAACATAGATATAAAAGTTTATGTAATGAATCATTGTCTCACAAATCATGTTTTGTGATGCTGACTTGTTTTGTTTGTTAAACAGTGCTCATTTGTTGAACATAGGAACTACAAAATTATATACAGACGATACGCCTCGCTGTTTTTCCTTGTTGGAGTTGACAATGATGAGGTAAgctaatccaatttttttttttttttgttattttaaagtGCTAGCTTTTTTATTTGATGAAAATCACATGGAATATCCAACTTCTGTTGTTTCTTAATCATTTGTACTTGAAAATGGTAGAATCATTATTTAGTCTCTTCATACACATAAATGCCTGAAGAAAATATCTAGTTCAGATACTTCCATAGATAATTGGAGCATTCTCTTTCTCTTATCAGTCACATGTTGTCTCTCTCTTCTTAATCTTGTGGATCATCATAAGAGGGAGGAAAGTCATTGGCCGTTGGTGGGGCAAGAAATGTGGTCTaaaaatttgtgcaatttttttttttttatgaggaACGTTTCATGTAGAGGTTTCAGTGGCTAATAGGTTTAACATTATTGTGCTTACAAAGAGACAAGGATGGTTAGAATCATAAGCAGGACTTCCGATTTTAGTCAGGAGGATTTTCTGTGTCTTATAGGTTATTCCATTAATGACCATATACTTCATTGGTGTGCCAATTCATACTAGAAGTGAATGTTAGCTTTCAGCCTTTGTCTCATTAATGTATCATTCTTGGAGGAGATGGAGCTTTTTGCTTTAATGGAGAATATAATCTTATGTTAGATGAACCTGATATCAACAGCatgttgttttgttttgtttttaaacacTTACTCTCTGCTTTTCTACTCCTTTCTTGTCATATGATGTTGCAGAATGAACTTGCAATTTTGGAATTCATTCATCTATTAGTTGAAACCATGGACCGCCATTTTGGCAATGTGGTAAGTTCTTTATTCTAAGAATGTATGGAAATTAAAttatgttaaaaaaataaaaataaaaatttggtcAAACCTAATTCATTTCTCTATAATCATTTTTCTACATGAATTTGCAGTGTGAGTTAGATATCATGTTCCACTTGGAAAAAGCACATTTCATGCTTGAGGAAATGGTGATGAATGGATGTGTGGTGGAGACAAGCAAGAGTAACATTCTAGCACCAATACAACTGATGGACAAGACGTATTAAAGAGTTTCCGGGTTTGTTACCAGGGTTTGAAACGAGGTTTTCAGTGGACTTGTTGACTGTATTGTTAATACTTGTGCAATTAAGGTAGAGCATACATTTCAATCCCAATTTGTAAAAACTAATGTTTGATTACATGAAATGAGGTTTTATGAGGTTGTTTGGAAGTGTTTTTAAGGCCTTTCGACACCCCGCATAGAGTGAGTGAGCTACAAAGATGTTAAAAACAACGAAAATTCACTTCATGAAGAAGAAACTGAAATGTGACactaaaaatttacaagtcatCTTATTGATTTTCCCCTGTTCTTTATAAACACCTCCGGTAAAcgttttatttaatcaatatcccTGTAGGCATTTGACGATATTGGAAAATATCAATTGATATGTGCATATTATGGAACATTTTGGTACAAATCGGTATAAAGCTTAATCAGCCAAAAATTGGTTCCACTTTATGATGTTTCAGCCGTTAAAATGTCAACAGGCAGCAGGCCTTCCATCTTTTCTGGGGTCACTAACAGCAACGAGTGTACCATGGCGTGGCTGTGCATTAGGAAATTTTCCATTTTTCCGACCCATGGCAATTGGGTTTTGTAGTGTTTGAACAACAAGCTGAGTGATGGCACCCCCTGCCTTAGGCTCTACTTGATGACCTCTTTCTTGCAAGAACAGCTTGGTTCTTTCTGAAAGCTCAATGTGATTGCCACATATCACAGTCCAGTTCTCATAGGAGACCATGTTAGGAATTAACTGCAAAGACGTAACCACAAAATCAAATACCAAGTTGGAGATATTTTCATGGTGATATCAATTCTATGACTTGAAACGATTCAGGAACCTTATGATAGATCCTTGGACTCTGAACTGCAGCCAACGGCTCCATTCCCAAAACAAAATAGTTGAGAAAAACCTGGGCAACAGCGGGGATAATATTCATACCCCCACTGCCACCAAGGACCCCAACTACTTGATTATCCTGCAAGAAGCATAATAAATTGGCAAAAACACATTTAATTGGTAGTTtggaatattatgaagatagtAATTAACATCAGTATCAGATCTGCCATGAAACTCTTCCTCTTTACCTTAGTGACAACAATTGGGGTCATGGAAGATAAAGGTCTCTTGTTGGGTCTGATAAAGTTTGCAGGAGCAGGAGGGAGTTGGTCTGGGGTTATTTCCGTAGGTGTTGAGAAATCCCCCATCTCATCGTTGAGCACAATTCCAGTGGAAGGGGAGAGAACCCCACCTCCAAATGGATAATTTACAGTTGTTGTCATTGACACTGCGTTTCGATCCGTATCTACTACGCAGAAATGGCTGGTTCCATGATCTCTTAGCTGACTCCACCTGCCATTTATGGGATAAAGACTTTAGAGATTAGTGATCTCAGTAGTATTATCAAACAATGATTAGAGAGAAATAGCACACCATTATCATAAAGCTATACCTATTCATATAATAACCTGGAGGAAAAGTAGTGTTGTCAAATATTCTTTCCCTAATTTGCTTAGCAAAATCAGGTGAAAGCATTTCATTTTCATATTTACTAATATTTACAAATTCAGGGTCTCCCAAGTTCATTCGGATGGCAAACATGTGTTTTAGTGATTCAATCAGCCGATGCACGCCAAGATCGCCCTTTGCAGCATCAGAGCTTCCATAACTATCAAGGACGTTCAGAATCTGTTCCAACAATTAAAAGAAAGACAA
This genomic interval from Humulus lupulus chromosome 8, drHumLupu1.1, whole genome shotgun sequence contains the following:
- the LOC133797150 gene encoding AP-4 complex subunit sigma, with amino-acid sequence MGIRFILMVNKQGQTRLAQYYEYLTLEERRALEGEIVRKCLARTEQQCSFVEHRNYKIIYRRYASLFFLVGVDNDENELAILEFIHLLVETMDRHFGNVCELDIMFHLEKAHFMLEEMVMNGCVVETSKSNILAPIQLMDKTY
- the LOC133797149 gene encoding glutathione hydrolase 3-like isoform X2 — protein: MVLRSSSTLQTQAFDFRETAPLAATENMYANAPDAKLYGPLSMGVPGEIAGLHKAWSEHGRLAWKILFQPAIKLAKDGFKVTPLLGGNIFRHSQMILNDPGLRQVYAPNGKLLKVGDTCYNEELGRTLEEIAELGPQAFYNGSIGEKLVKDVREAGGILSMEDLRNYKVDTMDAMAANVMGYTVYGMPPPSSGTLGLSLILNVLDSYGSSDAAKGDLGVHRLIESLKHMFAIRMNLGDPEFVNISKYENEMLSPDFAKQIRERIFDNTTFPPGYYMNRWSQLRDHGTSHFCVVDTDRNAVSMTTTVNYPFGGGVLSPSTGIVLNDEMGDFSTPTEITPDQLPPAPANFIRPNKRPLSSMTPIVVTKDNQVVGVLGGSGGMNIIPAVAQVFLNYFVLGMEPLAAVQSPRIYHKLIPNMVSYENWTVICGNHIELSERTKLFLQERGHQVEPKAGGAITQLVVQTLQNPIAMGRKNGKFPNAQPRHGTLVAVSDPRKDGRPAAC